GGTCGGTATGGGGAAGACGCTGGGTTACGCGAGGGTGAGCACGGACGACCAGGACGTTCAGACCCAGAAGGCCAAGCTGGAAGGCCTTGGTGCTGTGGTCGTGTTCAGCGACATTGGTAATGGATCTTCCCTGGACGGTCGGACCCAGCTTGAGGCGGCAATCCGGCTGCTCGAACCCGGCGATGAACTTCTGGCCCTTCATCCCGACCGTCTCGCTCGTGACACCGGCGATCTGCTCACCATCGGCAAGCGCGTCATCGAGCGTAGTGCAATCCTGCGTATCTATGATCCGGCCATCACGCTGGATGGCACGGACATGATGGCTGAGGTTATGCTGACCATCTTTGGCATGATTGGCATGATGGAGAAGCACTTCATCAAGGCGCGGCAGCGCAGGGGCATCGACGCCGCGAAGGCCCGAGGTGATGTTTACAAGGGCCGGCCCGCCACGATCAGCCAGGACGATGTTCGCCAGCTTCGGGCCGAGGGGTTGGGCGCGACCGAGATCGCCAAGCGCCTCAAGATTGGGCGCGCGTCGGTTTACCGGGCGCTGGCTGCATGAAAACCGTCAAGCAGAGGGGTGAATGCGACTGCGGGGTCGCCTGTGTCGCGATGCTCGCCGATGTAGCTTATGACAAAGCTCTCGAGGCCATCTTCCCCAACGGTAAGAGAGTGGGAAAGACGAAGACGAACGCCCTTCGTGATGCCTGACGTGACCCCCGTTTCTTCATCCACCTGGACCTAGAGACCGGCCCCTCGAAGGGACGGACGGAATGAAGCGGAAGCAGTTTTCGGAAGAGCAGATCATCGGCATCCTGAAGGAGGCCGAGGCGGGTGCGGTGGTGACGGAACTGTGCCGCAAGCACGGCATGTCGAGCGCGACCTACTATGCATGGAAGGCGAAGTTCGGCGGCCTGGAGGTATCTGACGCGAAGCGTCTGAGGTCGCTTGAAGAGGAGAACGCGCGGCTCAAGCGGCTGCTTGCGGACACGATGCTGGACAACGCGGGGTTGAAAGACCTGCTGTCAAAAAAGTGGTGACGCCCGCCGCGAAGCGACAAGCGGTTGCGCATCTCCAGGCGACGTTGGGGATGAGCGAGCGGCGGGCGTGTGCTGTCGTCGGGGCGGACCGCACGAGCATGCGGTATCGCTCGTGCCGGGCAGATGATGGCGACCTTCGGTCGCGTCTGCGCGAGCTGGCGCAGCAGCGCCGACGGTTCGGCTATCGACGGCTGCACATCCTGCTGCGCCGGGACGGCATCACGATCAACCGCAAGAAGACCCAGCGGCTCTACCGTGAGGAAGGGCTGACGGTCAGGCGCCGGAAGGGACGAAGGCGCGCCGGTGGCGCGCGGGCACCTGCGCCGGTGCTGGCGCTCCCCAACCAGCGCTGGAGCCTGGACTTCGTGCACGACCAGCTCGTCACTGGCCGACGGTTCCGCGTGCTCAACATCGTCGACGACGTGACGCGCGAGTGCCTTCGGGCAGTGGTGGACACGTCGATTTCGGGCCGGCGGGTCGTGCGCGAGTTGACCGATCTGATCGCGGAACGTGGCAGGCCAAAGATGATCGTCAGCGACAACGGGACCGAACTGACGTCGAACGCGGTGCTTGCCTGGTCCAGCGACGCGGGCGTCGAGTGGCATTACATCGCGCCGGGCAAGCCGACGCAGAACGGGTTCGTCGAGAGCTTCAACGGTCGCATGCGCGACGAGCTGCTCAACGAGACGCTATTCTTCACGGTTCGCCAGGCCCGCTCGATCCTGGCGCGCTGGGTCGACGACTACAACACCGAGCGGCCGCACTCGTCGCTAGGCTACGCTACCCCGGCTGCGTTCGCTGCCGGGCTCGAACAGCAATGGGCGGGGTTAACCCCGCCCATTGCTTCAACTGCGCTCATGCGCAACAACACCGGTCGGTCTCTGGTCGCAGCTGGATGAAAGACTGGGGTCACGTCAGGCCCTCGTAAAGCTTGGCCGACAGCCTGACGCAGGCCGTCGAAAACCATTCGGCTCAACCGTCTTGGACGACCTTACCGGTGATGCACTCGTCTTCGTCATGCTCAACGATGATGGCGACGAATATCATCACTGGATGGTCTGGGACGCAAAGGCACGAGAGCTACGTGATCCGTATACACGGAAGCTTCCACACCGCCTGCGAGGATATCTTCTCGTCGGATGATTTAGGAGGATATTGGTAAGCCCGCAGCACCCCCATGGGCCGGGCAGCGTCGCTGGAAGATGTCGGAGCCGTTCGAACCATACTCGTGACCACAGCCGTCACAACGTAGAACGTAGGTCATCTGGTTGTGGTCGTTGCCCGACAAGTCCGTCCTGCGAATGACGATCTGGCCATTGCGGTTCCGATAGCCGGTCTCAGTCGTCCCCTTCGTCATCGGGTCATCTTTGTGGAGATCGAAGTGGCAAATCCAGTGCGAATTTCGATCCGAGCCGCACCCGCCGTCATCGCATGGCACATCCCCCACATCGAAACCGGTGAAACATCAGCCGAGGTCAACATCAACACCTCGAATTTCCACCACCCCGATGCTCTCGATGAAGCTGACGCGCCAACAGACGCGTGTCGGGAGTGGATCATCCATGCTGTTCAGGCCGCAATACAGCGCGATGGTCTCAAACGGTGGATCACATGGCCCGACCTCGGCGTGACATCATTCCCCGGACCCAACCTGACGCCCCACCATCGCCCGCCACAGCCCGCCGCATCGTGAGACCAGCATGAGCCAAGTTTCCGACACACCAGCAGTGCTTCTGAATGCTCTCCAGGACGATGAACCAGGACTGTCGATCCGGACCATAAATGCACGCCTCGAACAACGCTTAAAAGCCCTCCGCACAGCGTCGAACCAGGCTCACGACGATGGTGCTCAAAAGCGCCCTGTTGAGTTCCCTTCGCCCGCTCCAGCGACTTCCAAACCATTGGAAGTCCTCGCAAAACCGTCGAAGCGACGGTCCGGCACCAAGATCGTCCCCACTGATCGTCTACACAATGATGCCGGTCGAGGTGTCTCAACTCCTCGCAAATGCTCGGGAAACCGTGGTCAGGTATCACTGCACGGCTCGATCCACGCAAGTTGGTCGAATTTGGGGCTCAGCATCGATCCGCGCACCGGCTTAACTCAGCTTTGAAAGCGGGTAAGTTTCATCGCTCATAAGCTCGCCCTCAGTCGAAACTTTCACATGAAGGCTCTTCCCTTCAACGCTAAACTCAACGGTATCCTCAGTGCGCCAGCGGCCTTGCTGCCCGTCGCCGAAAGCGTCAAACTGAGCCCACGTAAGGTGGTTCGCATCATCGATGCGGCACCGCGATTGCCAGCGCTTCCCGTCATCGGGGCGGATATAGGAGACGTGAACGAGATCGTCGGCGAGCTTCTTGCCCTTCATCGTCGCCGGATCGCGCCCGTTGAGCGCGGCTATCGCGGCCTTACATGCCTCCACGGCGTAGGGTGTGGTTGCTGCCACCGTTGTGGCGGGAGGTGTCCCGTTCGCAAACGGATCGCTCATGAGATTGCCGATATCGCCGGTTTCGGCGTCGTTGCGCGAGGTCGGCGTCGGTGAGCCACCACAAGCCGTCAGCATGAAGCTCAGCGCCAATGGCGCAGCAATGAAACGCATCCTATCCATCCCCCGGTATCTCAAGCGCTCACTTTGTATCGAGGATCACTCGATATTCCAGTTCCTTCGAATCGGGTGCGTAGCCCTCGATACTTGGCGCGGATGAGCAAACCTTGAAACTCTCGCCGGGTGCGATGATCCGATCGGTTCGCCGGTTCGCGTCCGTGAATGGCGTCGCCATGTCGAGGCCGGTTAGGTTGTCGGAGTGGTTCACCCGGTTGACGGCGAAGTGCCATGACACTGAGCGCGTTGCCTCCGAACCGTTGTTCTTGAGCACCAGCGCGATTGGAAGCCCCTGAGCGGCGCAATCCTTGTCGGCAAAATCTATAGATTCGGCGACAACGGGCGACTGCGCCGTCTTCGTTGTGGATGCGTCCGGTTCCTCCTCAGAGCCGCCACAACCGGCCAGCATGAAGCTCAGCGCCAACGACGCGCCCATGATACGCATCTATGATCCCCTTGATGCTCAGTCGATATCCGCAAACCAATCGATCTTAGGCCCTATCCCGTAATTTGCCGAGCAACCCGGCACGCAATCGCTTGGCGGCATGATCTTGGCGTTCGCCGCGTCCGTCACCAGTCCGTCAAGGCGATTACAGGCGGGGCATTCACGATGTAACGTGTCGTGAAGGTATCCGACGAAGCCGCGTCCAGCATGAGCACGCATCGCTTCGCCCTGAGCAACGCGGTCATGGCGTAACCGGGTGAAGGTGGCGCGTAGAAGGGTGATCTCATGCGCCGCCAGCGGCTCGGCGAGGCCAGCGGGTGTAATCTCGGCAAGCGCGGCGCGTGAGAGGAAGCCATTGCGGCGAATGCCAAGCGACTTCTTCTCGGCATCGGATATCTGCTCACCCTCCTTGCGGTAGTGGGTCGCAATCGCGCGGGGATGCTCACTGAGATCGTTGGCAAGCAGGCTTGCGATCGTCGGAATGGCATCGGGGGTAAGGAGCCCCAAGGTTATGACGGCTTCGCGCGCGGCGTCTTGTTTGATCGTCATAGGGTGCTGTCACCGGGCAGGAGGTTGGCGACGAACTCGCTCTGAACTTTCTCTACAACGGCAACGACAAGCCGTTGGGCGAGGTCGATCGTGCGCTTGATCTCCTCATTCTGCTCTTCGATAAACGCCGTCGTGAGCGGCACCACGGCCCTACCGCGCTTTATCACAGGCACGATGTTGATGAGCGTGCCTTGATCATCAAACTCAGGATGAAACCAAAAGGGGTTGTGCGCCATCGCGTTCCGTAAGGTGCGAAGTGACGTGAGCTTTCCGTCAAAATCTTTGTAATCGGCAGGGTCAAGAAAATTAGCGGCGATGATGAGCGCCAGCGATATGCGGCGCTCAAACGTCAGGCGCTGAAGGATGCCCTCATCGAACGCCTCTTGAACCTCAAGATCGCGCATCCTGCCGCCAAGAAAGTAATGAATGATCGCCGCGCTAAGCATCCGCTCAACCGCGAACGCGCCAGCCATGATGCCGCCGCGAACCTGTCTTATCCATTCGTGTATGTCGCTGGTGACATCATGGAGGGGTTTGCCGTGAACCTGCCCTTGCGGGTGGCGACCGGCCCAATCGATAGTGCCCTCAGCGATCATTTCGCACCCGGTAGGAGTGAGAAATAGGGGAGGCTTAGCTCATCGAAGCGCGGCACTGGAATAGTTTCTGCCTCATCGGCAAGCCTATCGAGGGCGTGCGGCAGATAGCGCTTAGCAAACTCAAGGGTGAAGCCGAAGATAAAAGAGTTGAAGTTCACCGTCTGAACGCGAGTGTCGGTGATTAGCTGATGAAGCGCCGCTATATGATTACCCATGCCAGCGAGATTTTTTAACGTCTCATACTGTAGCATTTCAATGGTGTAGAAAAGCGTGTTTCCAATGCTCCGGTGTAGGTAGTCGCCGATATCCGCGTCGGGATCGAGCGACTGATAAGCCGCCTCGACGTGCTCAGGTAGATGATGGAACGCCATTCCGTCGCGCACATCAAGGATGAGGCTTCGCTTGCCGCCAAAGTAGGCAAGAATTGAGTTGAAACCTTCGCGGGCCTCATCGCTAAGATTGGCCTGATAATTAGCCTTGATCATGCGAGAGAACTTAGAAACGAGCTTCCAAGCCTCGTTGAGCCGCCCAGTAAGCATCCGCAGAATCATTAACCCGAACGCTGAGTTGCCTTGGTTAATGAGCCGGTGCCCCGCATCGTCCTGTTCAAGGATCACTGCCAGCGTCTTATTGAACATTTGGGTATCGTTGGCAACGCTGGACGCCATAAGGAAGAATAACCGCTCATCGGGCGGGGCGCGGTCGAGATCGGCTTTCGTGTAAATGAGAGTATGGACGGTGATCTCGCTCATGAGGCTGTATGGCGGGGGCACTTGCGGAAGTTAGACGCGCCCGCCTTCCGTCCCGTGAGTGTTTTGCCACCATCTATAAGCTTGAGTGACCATGTATCATTATACTGGTTCTTATCGTCGTCGTAGCCGGTTACGTCGATGTCAATCTCAGTGGGCGAGTAGAGCTTCACCCTCGATACGTTCTGCTCAACCTCAAAATTGAACATCGTAGCCGCCAACAGATTGAACCGGGCCTCACGTTCCGCGCATCCATCGCTGACGATCTCATCCCAACGCCCACGAAAGGCGCTTGGAATCGTGCTTGAGTATCGAGGGTAGCTCGGTGTCGGCGAAGCGGTAGGTGTTGGCGTTGGGGACGGCGGAGGTGTCGGTGCAGCAGCGGCGGCGCTGACTGTAGGTGACGGCAATGGATCGGGAGCGTGCGAGCTTACCGTTTCACGTCCAATGACAAACGCCAGCGCGAGCGTAGCCAACCACGCTATCGCGGCGAATGCCGCCGTCACTTTGTTCATCCTGATCCCCCGATCGAGTGCGGCAAGTTGCTGATTTCGGGGTTAGCTTATCGCCGGTAGTAAGGTAGGTCACGCCCGCGATTCACTTCGTAGCCCGAGCACCGCGAGGTGATCGAGGTTGAGCACCGGGAACCGCACGGCATTCAGCGCCTCGGCCAGCGCGCGCGGGTGATATCCGCTGCCGTAGTTGTCGGCCACAACGGTCCCCTTGCCATCGGTCGTCCAGCCCCCGAGCAGGAATGCGACATCGCGATCAATCTTCGCCTCGCGCAATCCGTCGCGGAAGTTGTGCCGGAAGCTGTGAAAGCAGGTCAGCGGCGCAGCGGCTCCGGCGTTTTCAAGAAAGCGCGTGAACCATCTCGATATGGTAGTGGAGCGGTAACCCAGATGGCCGAACGGAAGCTCCGGGAACAGGTTCGTTTCGCCGCATAGGCGTTGAGAGACAGCGAACGCCAGAAAACCGCACCGGACCAGTTCGTCGTGAACCGGCACAATGCGCTCACTCGCGTTCGTCTTCACGCGTTTCTCATCGCCAGTCAGGCTAACTCCAGAGGCCACGCGAAAGCACGGGATTCCGTCTATCTCGGGAATGTCGGAAACCTCAAGCTGGCAAATCTCATTGAGCCGCAGCCCGCTGAATAAGGCAATCAACGGCACCCAGAATCGAGCACGGCGGGGGCGCTGGTCGCCGGGGACGGCATAGCCGTTCATGTCGTCCCGACATCCAGTGTAGATCGGCGCATTGAAGATGCGCCGAAGCTGTTCGGGCGAGAAGGGGTTGCGCTTGTCGCGCTTCCTCACCGGGTCGGGAAGCTTGAGCCCCTTGAGCGGATTACGATCGAGATAGCCCTCGTTCATCGCCCAGTTCATCACTCCTCCAAACCGATTGATGTAGGCGTTGAGGTTCGCGGTGCTGATCAGGCGGCGCTCGCCCTTTATCTTTGCGGCAGCGATCACCTCCCTGACCGTCATGTCCGGGTACCGCTGATGCGCGCTTCTCGGCATCTCTCGCAGGAGGGCCACGAAGTCGCGACAACCTTCGCGCGTAATATCAGTGAGTGGCGTGTCTTCATCGAACACTTCGATGACCCATTTTCGGGTCGTCGCGTGCGCGATCTGTGTGCGCTTGCTCCATTGATGCTTTGGATCGGCTATGAAGCGATCATAGACATCGCCGATGGTGCGCGTGCTCGGCGGCGGTGCGGGCGGCGAGACAATCGAAGTCGATGGCATCGAAATCGCCGGATCGCCATCCGTGGTGGCGAGCAGCTTGGGATCGACCGCGCGACCGATTGAACAGCGGGCCTGCTCGAACTCGGCTTCGACGTCAGCGGCGACCCGGTGAATGCGCCGAAGCGCCATCGCATAACTATCGGTGTCGAGCGAACGCCACACTTCCCGACCTCCCCATACCGTCAGGAGGACGGTCGGCACCCGTCGTCGATAATGGAAAATGCCACGCTTCGAGCAGAGCCCAATCGGTCGATTGTGTAGACGCCTTGTGTAGACGCCCTGACCACGGTTTCCCGAGCATTTGCGAGGAGTTGAGACACCTCGACCGGCATCATTGTGTAGACGATCAGTGGGGACGATCTTGGTGCCGGACCGTCGCTTCGACGGTTTTGCGAGGACTTCCAATGGTTTGGAAGTCGCTGGAGCGGGCGAAGGGATTCGAACCCTCGACCCCAACCTTGGCAAGGTTGTGCTCTACCCCTGAGCTACGCCCGCTCTGGCGCCTGTCCGACCGGCTGGTCGGTGGGTGAGGGGCGCTCTTAACCGCGTGTTTTGAGGGCCGCAACCCCTAAGTCAAAAATACAGCAACACGATTCAGGCTTGGCGACTCGATAAATAGAACATTACAAGAACATGTATGTCCGACTCGTCTGCCCTGATCGCCCAGTTGCGGCGCCTTGCCGCCGGCACGGATCCCGCGCAAGCGGTGGCCGCGCCGGCCGACGCCTGGCTGACGGACGGTCTGGGGCGGGCGCAACTGCATGATATCTATGCCGTAGAGGACGACGATGGGCCGAGTGGTGCCGGCTTCGGCATCGCCGCCGCACTCGCCGCGGGGGCAATGCCGCTGTTGTGGCTGCGCACCGAGGCATGCGAGCGTAGCCAGGGCCGGCTGCATGCGATCGGCCTGATCGAATTGGGCCTCGCCGCCGATTCGCTGGTGCTGGGCGTCGTCGCCGACGATACGGCGCTGCTGCGCGCGGCGGCGGATGCGGCACGCTGCGCCGGCCTTGGCACCGTGCTGGTCGAAAGCGTCGGCCGAGCGCCGGGATTCGACCTTACCGCGACACGGCGGCTGGTGCTGGCCGCCGAGGCCTCTGGCGTCACCATCCTGTCGCTGCGCATCGGGGCGCAACCGACGCCGAGCGCCGCGACAACGCGCTGGGGCGTAACCGCCGTGCCGTCGATAGCACTGGATCAGGGCGGGGGAGCGGGTGCGCCCGGCATGCCCGCCTTCGACGTCGAATGTCTGCGCCGACGTGGAGGCCCCGCGGGGCAGCGCTGGCGCGTGGAATGGGATCGTGATGCCAAGAGTTTCCGTGGAGCGTCGCTATCTGGCGCTGGTCTTTCCGTGGCTTCCGATCGAGCGGCTGCGCGCCACCCGGCCGCACCTGTTCGCCGGACGGGGTGAGACGCCGGTCGCCTTTACCGAGACGATCGGCAACGCCGTGCGGCTGACCGCCACTGACCTTGCGGCGGCGCGCGCCGGCCTGGGGCCGGGGCTGACGCTTGCCGATGCACGTGCGCGGGTGCCGGAGCTTGAGGTGTTTCCCGCCGATCCACATGCCGACATGGACTGGCTGGAGCGGCTGGCGGACGGCTGCACGCGCTACAGCCCGACGGTCGCGCTGATGCCGCCCGATGCGCTGGTGATCGACATCGCGGGGTGCATCCACGCCTTCGAGGGGGAACGGCCGCTGGCGGCCGATGTCGAGGCGCGGATGGCGCGGCGCGGGATCCTGGCGCGCCATGCCTTCGGCGACACGCCCGAGATTGCGCGTGCGCTCGCACGCTATGCCGGCGCGCCCGCACCCGACGAGTCGCGCGCGGTGAAGCGCTTGCCCGTCGTGGCGCTGGAACTGGACGACGACGCGACGGTGGCGCTGGCGCGTGCCGGGCTGAAGACGGTCGGCGACGTGATGGCGCGGCCGCTGGCGGGAATCGCCGCGCGCTTCGGCGAGGAGGCGGCGACCGCGGTGCGGCGGCTGTCGGGCGATCACAAGGCGCCGGTACGGGCGCGGGTGCGGGTGGCGCCGGTGGCGGTCGAGCGCCGCTTTGCCGAACCGATCGCACACACCGATTATGCGCTCGACGTGATCGAGGAACTGGCAGCAGAGGCGGCGGCGACGCTGGCCGAGCGGCATCAGGGCGGGCGACGCTGGGAAGCGCGATTGTTCCGCAGCGACGGGCATATCCAGTCGCTGCGCATCGAAACCGGCATGCCGACGCGCGACGTACCGCTGCTGATGCGGCTGTTCGCCGAACGGATCGATACGCTCGCCGATCCGCTCGATCCGGGATATGG
The sequence above is a segment of the Sphingomonas insulae genome. Coding sequences within it:
- a CDS encoding IS3 family transposase (programmed frameshift) — encoded protein: MKRKQFSEEQIIGILKEAEAGAVVTELCRKHGMSSATYYAWKAKFGGLEVSDAKRLRSLEEENARLKRLLADTMLDNAGLKDLLSKKLVTPAAKRQAVAHLQATLGMSERRACAVVGADRTSMRYRSCRADDGDLRSRLRELAQQRRRFGYRRLHILLRRDGITINRKKTQRLYREEGLTVRRRKGRRRAGGARAPAPVLALPNQRWSLDFVHDQLVTGRRFRVLNIVDDVTRECLRAVVDTSISGRRVVRELTDLIAERGRPKMIVSDNGTELTSNAVLAWSSDAGVEWHYIAPGKPTQNGFVESFNGRMRDELLNETLFFTVRQARSILARWVDDYNTERPHSSLGYATPAAFAAGLEQQWAGLTPPIASTALMRNNTGRSLVAAG
- a CDS encoding Y-family DNA polymerase, translating into MPRVSVERRYLALVFPWLPIERLRATRPHLFAGRGETPVAFTETIGNAVRLTATDLAAARAGLGPGLTLADARARVPELEVFPADPHADMDWLERLADGCTRYSPTVALMPPDALVIDIAGCIHAFEGERPLAADVEARMARRGILARHAFGDTPEIARALARYAGAPAPDESRAVKRLPVVALELDDDATVALARAGLKTVGDVMARPLAGIAARFGEEAATAVRRLSGDHKAPVRARVRVAPVAVERRFAEPIAHTDYALDVIEELAAEAAATLAERHQGGRRWEARLFRSDGHIQSLRIETGMPTRDVPLLMRLFAERIDTLADPLDPGYGYDLIRLDVALAERLDAAQLRLEGGAARQDQVAQLVDQLSTRLGRERVRRFAPRDSHIPEQAELMLPAAADAPAGVWPQAEAGEPALRPIYLFDPPQRIESVMAEVPDGPPHRFRWRRRVHEVARSEGPERIAGEWWRRHDTVIPTRDYYRVEDRRGRRFWIFRHGLYDEQEHPRWYLHGLFA
- a CDS encoding recombinase family protein — protein: MGKTLGYARVSTDDQDVQTQKAKLEGLGAVVVFSDIGNGSSLDGRTQLEAAIRLLEPGDELLALHPDRLARDTGDLLTIGKRVIERSAILRIYDPAITLDGTDMMAEVMLTIFGMIGMMEKHFIKARQRRGIDAAKARGDVYKGRPATISQDDVRQLRAEGLGATEIAKRLKIGRASVYRALAA
- a CDS encoding site-specific integrase — protein: MPTVLLTVWGGREVWRSLDTDSYAMALRRIHRVAADVEAEFEQARCSIGRAVDPKLLATTDGDPAISMPSTSIVSPPAPPPSTRTIGDVYDRFIADPKHQWSKRTQIAHATTRKWVIEVFDEDTPLTDITREGCRDFVALLREMPRSAHQRYPDMTVREVIAAAKIKGERRLISTANLNAYINRFGGVMNWAMNEGYLDRNPLKGLKLPDPVRKRDKRNPFSPEQLRRIFNAPIYTGCRDDMNGYAVPGDQRPRRARFWVPLIALFSGLRLNEICQLEVSDIPEIDGIPCFRVASGVSLTGDEKRVKTNASERIVPVHDELVRCGFLAFAVSQRLCGETNLFPELPFGHLGYRSTTISRWFTRFLENAGAAAPLTCFHSFRHNFRDGLREAKIDRDVAFLLGGWTTDGKGTVVADNYGSGYHPRALAEALNAVRFPVLNLDHLAVLGLRSESRA